A stretch of the bacterium genome encodes the following:
- a CDS encoding RNA-binding protein, translating into MNIYVGNIARSVTEDELRDAFAAHGEVTSVTLIKDKFTGEPRGFAFVEMPSKAQAMAAMKEMDGKELQGRSLIVNEARPKTDKRSGGGGGGRGTGGGRGGRGGGGGRGGFGGRF; encoded by the coding sequence GTGAACATCTACGTAGGCAACATCGCACGGTCGGTGACGGAAGATGAGCTTCGCGATGCTTTTGCAGCGCATGGCGAGGTGACTTCGGTGACGCTAATCAAGGACAAGTTTACCGGAGAGCCCCGCGGCTTCGCCTTTGTCGAGATGCCCTCGAAGGCGCAGGCCATGGCGGCGATGAAGGAGATGGACGGCAAGGAATTGCAGGGCCGCTCCTTGATTGTGAACGAAGCCCGTCCCAAGACCGACAAGCGCAGCGGCGGTGGCGGTGGTGGCCGGGGCACGGGCGGTGGCCGCGGTGGTCGTGGCGGTGGTGGCGGCCGGGGCGGCTTCGGCGGCCGGTTCTAA